A genomic segment from Nicotiana tabacum cultivar K326 chromosome 7, ASM71507v2, whole genome shotgun sequence encodes:
- the LOC107781131 gene encoding 1-aminocyclopropane-1-carboxylate oxidase homolog yields MVFSGGEEHQGTFQQNYDKQSELKAFDDTKAGVKGVVDAGITKVPRMFIHPQESIHNSSNSTEKNFIFPVIDLEGIDHPIKHKEIVDKVRDASETWGFFQVVNHGIPLPVLEEMLQGARRFFEQDIEIKRQYYTRDNTKKVAHVSNFDLYSTSVPAASWRDSLYCVMAPNPPDPEELPVACREILMDFSEHMMKLGYSLLELLSEGLGLNSCHLKDMNIAEGLSIGHHYYPACPQPELTIGTRKHSDCVFMTVLLQDDIGGLQVLHQNQWIDVPPLSGALVVNIGDMLQLILNDKYLSVEHRVLSNKVCPRISVPSFFSTGAFPSSRIYGPIKELLSECNPPKYRATTVKEYTDFFRSKGFDGTSALQHYKILS; encoded by the exons ATGGTTTTCTCCGGGGGTGAAGAACATCAGGGTACATTTCAACAAAACTATGATAAACAGAGTGAATTAAAAGCATTTGATGACACAAAGGCTGGTGTCAAAGGGGTTGTTGATGCTGGAATTACTAAAGTACCCCGGATGTTCATTCATCCACAAGAAAGCATACATAACTCCTCAAACTCCACTgagaaaaatttcatttttccagTAATTGATCTTGAAGGCATTGATCATCCAATCAAGCATAAAGAAATTGTCGATAAAGTTCGAGATGCATCAGAGACATGGGGATTTTTTCAAGTGGTTAATCATGGAATTCCATTACCTGTCCTTGAAGAAATGTTACAAGGAGCCCGGCGATTTTTCGAGCAAGATATCGAGATTAAGAGACAATATTATACTCGAGATAATACAAAAAAAGTGGCACATGTTAGCAATTTTGATTTGTATAGCACATCTGTTCCAGCAGCAAGCTGGAGAGACTCACTTTATTGTGTTATGGCTCCTAATCCTCCTGATCCAGAGGAACTGCCAGTAGCATGCAG GGAGATTTTAATGGATTTTTCTGAGCATATGATGAAATTAGGCTACTCATTACTGGAATTATTGTCCGAGGGTCTCGGTCTCAATTCTTGTCATCTTAAAGATATGAACATTGCTGAGGGGCTATCTATTGGCCACCATTACTATCCAGCATGTCCTCAGCCGGAACTCACTATAGGCACCAGAAAGCATTCAGACTGTGTTTTTATGACAGTGCTTCTGCAAGATGATATAGGAGGTCTACAAGTTCTTCACCAAAATCAGTGGATTGATGTTCCTCCTTTATCGGGCGCTCTAGTGGTGAATATTGGAGATATGCTGCAG CTAATATTAAATGACAAGTATCTAAGTGTTGAGCATAGAGTATTGTCAAATAAAGTATGTCCAAGAATATCAGTCCCAAGCTTCTTCAGCACAGGTGCATTTCCTTCTTCCAGGATTTATGGACCAATTAAGGAATTGTTATCAGAATGTAATCCGCCAAAGTATCGTGCAACCACAGTGAAGGAATATACAGACTTCTTCCGCAGTAAAGGCTTTGATGGAACTTCTGCATTGCAGCATTACAAGATCCTATCCTAG
- the LOC107781132 gene encoding 1-aminocyclopropane-1-carboxylate oxidase homolog: MVVSSTDNFQATVQKSYDKMSELKAFDDTKAGVKGLIDAGITEVPNMFILPPKNRPDSSETCETQCIFPVIDLEGIDEDPTKHKEIVDKVRDASETWGFFQVINHGIPLPVLEEMLQGTRRFFEQDIEVKKQYYTRDSTKKVIHTSNFDLYSPSVPAANWRDSLFCLMAPTPPSPEELPTANREILQDYSKHVMKLGCSLLELLSEGLGLDRCHLKDMDCAEGLGILGHYYPACPQPELTIGTNKHSDNDFITVLLQDHIGGLQVLHQNQWVNVPPTPGALVVNIGDLLQLISNDKYISVEHRVLANKVGPRISVACFFYTGPRPSSRLYGPIPELLSEDNLPKYRATTVKDYTDYFRQKGLDGTSALLHYKI; encoded by the exons ATGGTAGTCTCTAGTACTGATAATTTTCAGGCTACAGTTCAGAAAAGTTACGACAAAATGAGTGAGTTAAAAGCCTTTGATGATACAAAGGCTGGTGTCAAAGGGCTTATTGATGCTGGAATTACTGAGGTACCTAATATGTTCATTCTGCCACCAAAAAACAGACCGGACTCCTCGGAAACCTGTGAAACACAGTGCATTTTTCCAGTTATAGATCTTGAAGGAATTGATGAGGATCCAACGAAGCATAAAGAGATTGTGGATAAAGTACGAGATGCATCGGAGACATGGGGTTTCTTCCAAGTGATTAATCATGGCATTCCATTACCTGTCCTGGAAGAAATGTTGCAAGGAACACGACGATTTTTTGAGCAAGATATTGAGGTTAAGAAACAGTATTACACTCGAGATAGTACGAAAAAGGTGATTCATACTAGCAATTTTGATTTGTATAGTCCTTCTGTTCCAGCTGCAAATTGGAGAGACTCACTTTTCTGTTTAATGGCTCCTACTCCTCCTAGTCCAGAAGAATTGCCAACAGCAAACAG GGAAATACTACAAGACTATTCTAAGCATGTAATGAAATTAGGCTGCTCCTTACTTGAATTATTATCAGAAGGTCTTGGCCTCGATCGTTGTCATCTCAAAGATATGGATTGTGCGGAGGGGCTCGGTATTTTGGGACATTATTATCCAGCATGCCCTCAGCCAGAGCTCACCATAGGCACCAATAAACATTCTGACAATGATTTTATCACAGTGCTTTTACAAGATCATATCGGAGGACTCCAAGTGCTTCATCAGAATCAGTGGGTTAATGTTCCTCCTACACCTGGTGCTCTCGTcgtgaacattggagatcttctACAG CTCATATCAAATGATAAGTACATAAGTGTTGAGCACAGAGTATTGGCAAATAAAGTTGGACCAAGAATATCAGTTGCATGCTTCTTCTACACTGGTCCACGACCATCTTCCAGGCTTTACGGTCCAATTCCTGAATTGTTGTCAGAAGATAATCTTCCAAAATATCGTGCAACAACAGTGAAAGACTACACTGATTACTTTCGTCAAAAAGGTCTAGATGGAACTTCTGCATTGTTGCATTACAAGATCTAA